In the Flavisolibacter tropicus genome, one interval contains:
- a CDS encoding elongation factor G codes for MASEFDTAHVKNIVLLGHAGSGKTSLAECMLFEAGLINRKGSIPEKNTVSDYHPLEQERSNSIFSSLLHTRWRGYKINIIDTPGYSDFVGEVLAALRVADTGVMLLDAAEGVEVGTDIIWEYTEQFKTPMIFAINKLDHDKADFDKTLREAKEHFGNKVTVVQYPRQQGAGFHEIIDVLRMTMYKFKDIGGKPEKLPIPDDEKERADKLHRELVEAVASNDEALMEKYFDKGELDEDEMKDGLKKAMINHDLFPLFCLSTERNMGSGRLMGFIDNVCPSANERPAEQPMSGKALKCDAEGPTCLFVYKTVSEPHVGDLSFFKVFSGTVKSGAELVNETNGVSEKLNQLFLIEGNKRVNVNELTAGDIGATLKLRNTHVNNTLHARGQNVDLKPINFPPPNMTVAIEATQKGDEEKLAQALHQLREEDPTLLVEVSPELKQTLLHCQGDMHLAVARWKIENVHKMQVKFNKPRIPYRETIRKAADATYRHKKQSGGAGQFGEVSMRIEPYYEGMPEPHGLTVRGRETIDLPWGGKLVYYNCIVGGAIDARFLPSILKGVMEKMQEGPITGSYVRDVRVSVFDGKMHPVDSNDISFKIAGIMAFKDAFQHADPQVLEPVNQVMVLCPEDLTGAVIGELQSRRALVEGMDTEGNFQKITAKVPLAELHEFSSTLRSLTQGRAKFSMHFDSYAPLSFEMQKKLAQEHSKEEALTMA; via the coding sequence ATGGCCTCCGAATTTGATACTGCCCATGTCAAGAATATCGTCTTGCTTGGGCATGCCGGTTCTGGCAAAACATCACTGGCCGAATGCATGCTCTTTGAAGCTGGCCTCATTAACCGAAAGGGATCCATACCCGAGAAAAACACAGTAAGCGACTACCACCCTCTCGAACAAGAACGCAGCAACTCTATCTTCTCCTCTCTTCTTCACACACGCTGGCGCGGTTACAAAATCAACATCATCGATACTCCCGGATATAGCGACTTCGTAGGCGAAGTACTGGCCGCCTTACGTGTAGCCGATACGGGCGTCATGCTGTTGGATGCCGCCGAAGGTGTAGAAGTGGGCACAGACATCATTTGGGAATATACCGAGCAGTTTAAAACGCCCATGATCTTTGCCATCAACAAGCTGGATCATGATAAGGCCGATTTTGATAAAACCCTGCGCGAAGCCAAAGAACATTTTGGTAATAAAGTAACTGTAGTACAATATCCACGTCAACAAGGAGCCGGCTTTCACGAGATCATAGATGTTCTGCGAATGACTATGTATAAATTCAAAGACATAGGTGGCAAGCCGGAAAAACTACCTATACCTGACGATGAAAAAGAAAGAGCCGACAAACTGCACCGCGAATTGGTAGAGGCCGTTGCCAGCAACGACGAGGCTTTAATGGAAAAATACTTTGATAAAGGTGAATTGGATGAAGATGAAATGAAAGATGGCCTAAAAAAGGCCATGATCAATCACGACCTGTTTCCCTTGTTTTGTTTAAGTACAGAACGCAACATGGGTAGTGGCCGTTTAATGGGCTTTATAGACAATGTTTGCCCCTCTGCTAACGAACGCCCTGCCGAGCAGCCAATGAGCGGCAAGGCGCTTAAATGTGATGCTGAGGGGCCTACATGCTTATTTGTTTACAAAACAGTTTCAGAACCGCATGTAGGAGACCTTTCTTTCTTTAAAGTATTTAGTGGTACTGTAAAATCCGGCGCCGAATTGGTCAATGAAACCAATGGGGTATCGGAAAAACTGAACCAGCTATTTCTCATTGAAGGCAATAAACGCGTCAATGTTAATGAACTCACTGCCGGCGATATCGGTGCTACGCTAAAATTGCGCAACACCCATGTGAACAATACACTACACGCCCGGGGACAAAACGTAGACTTAAAGCCTATCAACTTCCCGCCGCCAAACATGACAGTGGCTATTGAAGCTACACAAAAAGGCGATGAAGAAAAGCTGGCACAGGCACTACACCAACTGAGGGAAGAAGATCCAACACTGTTGGTGGAAGTATCTCCGGAGCTAAAGCAAACCTTATTGCATTGCCAGGGCGATATGCACTTGGCTGTTGCCCGGTGGAAGATTGAGAACGTGCATAAAATGCAGGTGAAGTTCAACAAACCTCGCATTCCTTACAGGGAAACCATACGTAAGGCAGCAGATGCGACCTATCGCCACAAAAAACAAAGTGGTGGTGCCGGCCAGTTTGGAGAAGTATCTATGCGCATAGAACCTTATTATGAAGGCATGCCCGAACCCCACGGTTTAACAGTACGAGGACGCGAAACCATCGACCTGCCTTGGGGTGGTAAGTTGGTTTATTATAACTGTATTGTCGGTGGTGCTATTGATGCCCGTTTTCTTCCATCCATCTTAAAAGGTGTAATGGAAAAAATGCAGGAAGGTCCTATTACGGGTTCTTATGTGAGAGACGTGCGCGTTTCTGTATTTGATGGCAAAATGCACCCAGTTGACTCTAATGATATTTCTTTCAAGATAGCGGGTATTATGGCCTTTAAAGATGCCTTCCAGCATGCCGATCCGCAGGTATTAGAGCCTGTAAACCAGGTAATGGTTCTATGCCCAGAGGATCTAACAGGTGCTGTTATTGGCGAATTGCAAAGCCGGCGTGCCCTTGTAGAAGGCATGGATACTGAAGGTAATTTTCAAAAGATAACCGCCAAAGTGCCGCTAGCAGAATTACATGAATTCTCTTCTACCCTGCGCTCGCTAACACAGGGCAGGGCTAAGTTTTCCATGCATTTCGATAGCTACGCACCGCTATCATTCGAGATGCAGAAGAAGCTGGCACAGGAACATAGCAAGGAAGAAGCGCTTACTATGGCCTAG
- a CDS encoding REP-associated tyrosine transposase has product MSRKYKFRDNDQLYFVSFAVVDWIDLFIRTEYKDILLKSFQYCREHKGLELYAYCIMTSHVHLIIGSQKEPMANIMRDLKRHTSEQLHKAIQQHPGESRKEWMLQLLQQAGSQNSNNRGFQLWRQDNRPIELRDAHRLYQKLNYIHRNPVAAGFVEKEEDWLYSSARNYFGLKGLIEVTLLEPQVVTVT; this is encoded by the coding sequence ATGAGCCGTAAGTACAAGTTCCGGGACAACGACCAGCTCTATTTTGTCTCTTTTGCCGTGGTGGACTGGATCGATTTGTTTATCCGCACCGAATACAAAGACATCCTGCTGAAAAGCTTTCAGTACTGCAGGGAGCATAAAGGCCTGGAGTTGTATGCCTACTGCATTATGACCTCGCACGTGCACCTGATCATCGGCTCTCAGAAAGAACCCATGGCGAACATCATGCGCGATTTAAAGCGGCATACCTCCGAGCAGCTGCATAAAGCCATTCAGCAACACCCGGGCGAAAGCCGGAAAGAGTGGATGCTGCAGCTGCTGCAGCAGGCCGGAAGCCAGAATTCCAACAACCGCGGGTTTCAGCTTTGGCGGCAGGACAACCGGCCTATTGAGTTGCGGGATGCCCATCGGTTGTACCAAAAGTTGAACTATATTCACCGCAACCCGGTAGCGGCTGGTTTTGTGGAAAAGGAAGAAGACTGGTTGTACAGCAGTGCCCGGAATTACTTTGGGTTGAAAGGTTTGATAGAGGTTACTCTCTTAGAGCCGCAAGTAGTAACCGTTACGTAG
- a CDS encoding IS110 family transposase yields the protein MDLLKYGIGIDMAMDSFDVCLSVIDRQQHVIIQARSSFSNDKTGFDRFDAWCTKHKKLPLPTVYLMEATGVYYEQLAWYLHTKAYDLSVVLPNKARKYKESLGLKSKTDRIDAKGLAQMACEQQCSRWQPLSANIYRLRLVTRQIQNLTEQAIALSNQLHALQHGMFRDKDLEKMLQKQLVVLKKNKASLKTKVQALIDADPALKQKFEKIGSIKGLGCQSLAVIVAETNGFAAFESAGQLVSYAGYDVVANDSGKRVGKTKISKKGNSRIRRCLHFPAFNMIKYEVGVFKNLYQRVYERSKLKMKAYTAVQKKLLMIIYALWKNNEAFIDKIPGPALGDTAAAPSVALVGQGTKN from the coding sequence ATGGATTTATTGAAGTATGGTATTGGTATAGACATGGCCATGGACAGCTTTGATGTTTGTTTAAGTGTAATTGACCGCCAGCAGCACGTTATCATTCAAGCACGCAGCAGTTTTAGTAATGACAAAACAGGGTTTGATCGTTTCGATGCCTGGTGTACGAAACACAAGAAGCTCCCTTTGCCGACGGTTTATTTAATGGAAGCAACGGGGGTCTATTATGAGCAGCTGGCCTGGTACCTGCACACCAAAGCATACGATCTCTCCGTTGTGCTTCCCAACAAAGCCCGGAAATATAAAGAGTCGCTGGGCCTGAAATCAAAAACCGATCGTATTGATGCCAAAGGCCTTGCCCAAATGGCCTGCGAACAACAGTGCAGCCGGTGGCAACCCTTATCGGCCAACATTTACCGGCTGCGATTGGTGACCCGGCAGATTCAAAACCTTACCGAGCAAGCCATCGCGCTGTCCAATCAGTTGCACGCCCTGCAGCATGGCATGTTCCGCGATAAAGACCTGGAGAAGATGCTGCAAAAGCAACTAGTGGTTCTAAAAAAGAACAAAGCGTCACTTAAAACAAAAGTGCAGGCACTTATCGATGCTGATCCGGCCTTAAAACAAAAATTTGAAAAGATCGGGAGCATCAAAGGACTGGGCTGCCAAAGCCTGGCCGTAATTGTAGCAGAGACCAATGGTTTTGCGGCTTTTGAAAGTGCGGGGCAACTGGTCAGTTATGCAGGCTATGATGTAGTGGCCAACGACTCCGGTAAGCGGGTAGGTAAAACAAAAATATCCAAGAAGGGCAATAGCCGGATCCGGAGGTGCTTGCATTTTCCGGCTTTTAATATGATTAAATATGAAGTGGGTGTTTTTAAAAACCTCTATCAAAGGGTGTATGAAAGAAGTAAGCTGAAAATGAAAGCGTATACAGCGGTACAGAAAAAACTGCTTATGATCATCTATGCACTTTGGAAAAACAACGAAGCTTTTATCGATAAGATACCGGGGCCAGCATTAGGCGATACAGCCGCAGCGCCTTCGGTGGCATTGGTTGGGCAAGGGACAAAAAATTAG
- a CDS encoding DUF3307 domain-containing protein, giving the protein MALLLQLFLAHLIGDFFLQPTSWIHNKEAKKWTSPYLYGHAVLHLALLILFTGLSYATNSSSLFYFWKPALLITVLHLLIDGMKLQFQRSHTKRTWFFIDQGLHVVVLFAVWAYFQRIHVDLSVLMQVNILAPITAILFLLKPTSFIIKIAISKWTPSPMAFTPGGGSLENAGELIGILERLLILTFVLLGKWEGVGFLLAAKSVFRFGDLKEAAEMKLTEYVLIGTLLSFGIATATALITLRLMA; this is encoded by the coding sequence ATGGCATTACTCCTGCAACTATTCCTGGCACATCTGATAGGCGATTTCTTTTTACAACCCACTTCCTGGATTCATAACAAGGAAGCTAAAAAATGGACATCCCCGTATTTATACGGGCATGCCGTGCTGCACTTAGCACTCCTTATTCTATTCACAGGCCTTTCCTACGCCACCAACAGCAGCTCCTTATTTTATTTTTGGAAGCCAGCCTTGCTGATTACCGTTTTGCATCTATTGATTGATGGTATGAAGCTACAGTTTCAACGTAGCCATACTAAAAGAACCTGGTTCTTTATTGATCAAGGCCTGCATGTAGTTGTATTGTTTGCGGTTTGGGCTTACTTCCAACGTATTCATGTTGACCTGTCGGTACTGATGCAGGTAAACATATTGGCACCTATAACGGCTATTCTTTTCCTGTTAAAGCCAACGTCCTTTATCATTAAAATAGCCATATCCAAATGGACACCAAGCCCCATGGCATTCACACCTGGTGGCGGCTCGCTGGAAAATGCCGGTGAACTGATTGGTATACTGGAGCGCCTCTTGATCCTTACGTTTGTACTGCTAGGCAAATGGGAAGGCGTCGGCTTTTTACTGGCAGCGAAGTCTGTTTTCCGGTTTGGTGATTTAAAAGAAGCCGCGGAAATGAAACTCACGGAGTACGTATTGATCGGTACCTTGTTAAGCTTTGGTATTGCCACAGCAACGGCGCTGATTACGTTAAGGTTAATGGCGTAA
- a CDS encoding transcriptional regulator, with translation MTSIITGDIINSRKLKNPTTWLTPLKEVFQEYGKTPKVWEVFRGDSFQIEIKKPETALLCALKIKACIKSIKELDVRMAIGIGPKDHAASKITESNGEAFIYSGETFENLKKWKKNLAIKSPWAELDSELNLMLTLASIGMDRWTPIAAELMFMTLKHRHLSQKELAEKIGRPQSSISEGQKRAHYNEIMELEAYYHNKIGQQPY, from the coding sequence ATGACCAGTATTATTACCGGTGATATTATCAACTCCCGGAAACTGAAAAATCCTACTACATGGCTCACGCCGCTGAAGGAGGTTTTTCAAGAATATGGCAAGACCCCAAAAGTGTGGGAAGTGTTTAGAGGAGACAGTTTTCAAATAGAGATCAAGAAGCCGGAAACAGCCCTTTTATGCGCCCTGAAAATAAAAGCTTGTATCAAATCAATTAAAGAGCTGGATGTGCGCATGGCCATTGGCATTGGCCCAAAAGATCATGCGGCCTCTAAAATTACCGAATCGAATGGCGAAGCTTTTATTTATTCAGGCGAAACATTTGAGAATCTTAAAAAGTGGAAAAAGAACCTGGCCATTAAATCACCCTGGGCAGAACTGGATTCGGAGTTGAACCTGATGCTCACGCTGGCCTCCATCGGTATGGACCGGTGGACACCTATAGCAGCCGAACTAATGTTTATGACGTTAAAACACAGGCACCTGTCACAAAAAGAGCTGGCGGAGAAAATCGGCCGCCCGCAATCCTCCATAAGCGAAGGCCAGAAGCGAGCCCATTACAATGAAATAATGGAACTGGAAGCTTATTACCACAACAAAATTGGACAACAACCTTACTAA